A window of the bacterium genome harbors these coding sequences:
- a CDS encoding amidophosphoribosyltransferase, whose amino-acid sequence MTEENCGVVGVYSNKNCSEKIFYSIFKLQHRGQKYCGISTFNKKINLITHEGFVRHSFTQSELKNLSGNYGIGHVSLKEKQPILLESRLGTFSIAFAGNIINFDDLFKEEKNKGHSFFSHTQIELIAKIIVQSNDFVEGLEKLSQKVRGSYTILILCKEGIYAARDPYGFKPLILGKNNEDYIISSESRPFAFLKAQIVRNVKPGEILLINENGIQTKKIIKGKRIAFCAFEWGYIASMDSIIEGVSVAKARNNLGYFLAKNDDVKADIVSAIPFSGIGYALGYHKGSKIPYDEVFLIDRFASRSYLPLTQEEREKEAELKLSVIEANVKGKRIILCDDSIVRGTQIRNKVLELKAFGAKEVHVRVGCPPLIAPCLYDISTRSYKELIAKKYKIEEIAKKIGADTLKYNTIENFVKGIEIPEEKLCLYCWTGKKII is encoded by the coding sequence AAAAATTGCAGTGAAAAAATTTTTTATAGTATTTTTAAGTTACAACATCGTGGACAAAAATATTGCGGGATATCTACTTTTAACAAAAAAATTAACTTAATAACCCATGAGGGCTTTGTTAGACATTCCTTCACACAATCTGAATTAAAAAATCTTTCCGGTAATTACGGAATAGGGCATGTGAGTTTAAAAGAAAAACAGCCAATTCTACTTGAATCAAGATTGGGAACTTTTTCTATTGCTTTTGCGGGAAACATAATTAATTTTGATGATTTATTCAAAGAAGAGAAAAATAAAGGACATTCATTTTTTAGTCATACACAGATAGAACTTATTGCAAAAATAATCGTCCAAAGTAATGATTTTGTTGAGGGACTTGAAAAACTATCTCAAAAAGTAAGGGGTTCATATACAATTTTAATTCTCTGTAAAGAGGGAATTTATGCTGCAAGGGACCCTTACGGGTTTAAACCTTTAATCCTTGGCAAGAATAATGAAGATTATATAATTTCTTCGGAATCGCGTCCATTTGCTTTTCTAAAAGCTCAAATTGTAAGAAATGTTAAACCTGGAGAAATTCTTCTAATAAATGAAAATGGTATTCAAACAAAAAAAATTATAAAAGGAAAAAGAATTGCTTTCTGTGCATTTGAATGGGGTTATATTGCTTCCATGGATTCAATAATTGAGGGTGTTTCTGTTGCAAAAGCAAGAAATAATCTCGGATATTTTCTTGCAAAAAATGATGATGTGAAAGCAGACATTGTTTCAGCAATTCCATTTTCTGGAATTGGCTATGCTCTTGGTTATCATAAAGGGTCTAAAATTCCTTATGATGAAGTTTTTTTGATTGATAGATTTGCAAGTAGAAGTTATTTACCCCTTACACAGGAAGAAAGAGAGAAAGAAGCAGAATTAAAACTTTCTGTTATTGAAGCAAATGTAAAAGGTAAAAGAATTATTCTTTGTGATGATTCAATAGTAAGAGGAACTCAAATAAGAAATAAAGTCCTTGAATTAAAAGCATTTGGAGCAAAAGAAGTACATGTAAGAGTTGGATGTCCTCCTTTAATTGCTCCATGTTTGTATGATATTTCCACTCGTTCTTATAAAGAACTAATAGCCAAGAAATATAAAATTGAGGAAATTGCCAAAAAAATAGGTGCAGATACTCTTAAATACAATACCATAGAAAACTTTGTTAAAGGCATAGAAATTCCAGAAGAAAAATTGTGTCTTTATTGCTGGAC